A window from Drosophila kikkawai strain 14028-0561.14 chromosome 2L, DkikHiC1v2, whole genome shotgun sequence encodes these proteins:
- the mxt gene encoding eukaryotic translation initiation factor 4E-binding protein Mextli isoform X1: protein MAHTHLGRAVKNIETPRPLKTQSRASLKNSYLVIEELIQLIDNVTVGLQSYNTTPESMTLLLHNLRVHGPQLEAVSKDTLDRAFVVFRNASQDERLNILTRLKLLELIELRAKSWENDDTIAYYKSKQQVSNVELPSETYQYDAGGQPGGFLSTSPTFGVSGGGVNVGVGSAAAAAAAVFNAASAAVAAQAAAIAAVGSPNQQHLLLPPGEVIRNSGKFPKPTKIPGKTYCKDEVVIRNADSGKVMGIKGRRVHMIEELSETIISFQRVNPGAKERLVQITGPAEDKINYAKQLMEDTIRRNASPVRLEPAPAAGGSCSSLNSSNSDDAIVQPRTPGGSSSLANRLSFNSAQNFMTATAAAQQISQHHQQHQQHQQQQQQQVAAAVAAAQAQATAAAAGKVLRPSQQLLMHSYSTNDASVGEYKFTVNVGQHLIKITGDCCELVRVAKLVLDDYFSSSEFLASMEAGAAFDGTSLVSPVTTPSTPLPGAGPPQFMLPLADSGIGLNYAANNNGEGDDEVFAEPSNGANNQNGLARSRRSHFSRKESTPESKAAREMFDVEEQTALKTNASRVSYDLELLIFYSKSPHAWALPTDWQKIQETTPSILRNKDLQDESQRFDGDKYLASIKSAAKRDIVAADEAETLDD from the exons ATGGCCCACACACATCTGGGACGCGCTGTGAAAAACATTGAGACACCACGCCCACTGAAGACACAGTCGCGTGCCTCGCTGAAGAACAGCTATTTGGTTATTGAGGAGCTCATTCAGTTGATTGACAATGTCACTGTGGGCCTGCAGTCGTACAATACCACACCAGAATCGATGACACTACTACTGCACAATCTGCGTGTCCACGGACCACAGTTGGAGGCCGTGTCCAAGGATACACTGGATCGGGCCTTTGTGGTGTTCCGCAACGCTTCGCAGGACGAACGGCTGAACATACTGACGCGTCTCAAGCTGCTCGAGCTGATCGAGCTCCGTGCCAAAAGCTGGGAGAACGATGATACCATCGCCTACTACAAGTCCAAGCAGCAAGTCTCGAACGTGGAG ctgCCCTCGGAGACATATCAGTACGATGCCGGCGGGCAGCCAGGCGGCTTTCTCAGCACCTCCCCCACATTCGGTGTCAGCGGTGGCGGTGTCAATGTTGGCGTAGgctctgccgccgccgccgctgccgccgtcTTCAATGCGGCCTCTGCAGCCGTGGCCGCCCAAGCAGCGGCCATTGCGGCTGTGGGCTCACCCAACCAGCAgcatctgctgctgccgcccgGTGAGGTTATCCGCAATTCGGGAAAGTTTCCCAAGCCCACGAAGATACCCGGCAAGACGTACTGCAAGGACGAGGTGGTTATACGCAACGCAGACTCCGGCAAGG TCATGGGCATCAAAGGTCGACGCGTGCACATGATCGAGGAGCTTAGCGAAACCATAATATCGTTTCAAAGAG TCAACCCCGGTGCCAAGGAGCGTTTGGTGCAGATCACTGGCCCAGCCGAGGATAAAATTAA CTATGCCAAACAACTGATGGAGGACACCATTCGCCGCAATGCTTCGCCCGTGCGCCTTGAACCCGCTCCCGCTGCCGGTGGATCGTGCTCTTCACTCAATTCGTCCAACTCGGACGACGCCATTGTGCAGCCGCGCACACCCGGTGGCAGCAGTAGCTTGGCTAACCGGCTGAGCTTCAATTCGGCGCAGAACTTTATGACCGCCACTGCGGCGGCGCAGCAGATCTCGCAGCATCAccaacaacatcaacagcaccagcagcagcagcaacagcaggttGCCGCAGCGGTAGCAGCGGCTCAAGCCCAGGCcacagcagctgctgccggTAAAGTTTTGCGTCCCAGTCAGCAGCTGCTTATGCACTCATATTCCACAAACGATGCTTCCGTAGGTGAATACAAGTTCACGGTGAATGTGGGCCAGCACCTGATCAAGATAACCGGCGACTGTTGCGAGCTAGTGCGC GTGGCAAAGCTTGTGCTGGACGATTACTTTAGCAGCTCGGAGTTCCTGGCCTCCATGGAGGCTGGTGCTGCCTTCGATGGCACTTCTCTGGTGAGCCCTGTGACTACGCCATCGACTCCGCTGCCCGGCGCTGGACCGCCGCAATTTATGCTGCCTCTAGCCGACAGCGGCATTGGTTTGAACTACGCGGCCAACAATAATGGGGAGGGGGATGATGAAGTATTTGCTGAACCCAGCAATGGAGCCAACAATCAGAATGGCCTGGCCAGATCCCGGCGCAGCCACTTCTCACGCAAGGAGTCCACGCCAGAGTCGAAGGCCGCTCGTGAGATGTTTGATGTGGAGGAACAAACAGCTTTGAAGACAAATGCAT CTCGTGTCTCGTATGATCTGGAACTCTTGATTTTCTACTCAAAGAGCCCGCATGCTTGGGCCCTGCCCACCGACTGGCAAAAGATCCAAGAGACTACCCCATCGATTCTACGCAACAAG GATCTGCAGGATGAAAGTCAGCGCTTCGATGGCGATAAATATCTGGCCAGCATTAAGAGTGCCGCCAAGCGGGATATTGTGGCAGCCGATGAAGCCGAGACTCTAGATGATTGA
- the mRpS2 gene encoding small ribosomal subunit protein uS2m: protein MLRKSLGNLPRVGQLCGLPRRLQSTQPEQKEPEDIAVIEQRILKHPDYFQVHNLFTVRDLFNARVHYGHKEGSLDDRMRPYLFGSRLGHLIFDLDKTASHLRDALNFAAHIAFRDGIILFFNRNALNAHLVEQKAQEAGEFSHTRFWRGGIFTNANVQFDAVTRLPDLCIFLNTQNNVMAQHTAVRDAAKMAIPTIGIVDTNCNPNLITYPVPGNDDSPAAVELYCDLFKEAILRGKRERRQLLGLPPLDETLPRRSRKPKK, encoded by the exons ATGCTGAGAAAATCGCTTGGAAATC TGCCCCGCGTTGGTCAACTCTGCGGCCTGCCGCGTCGCCTGCAGAGCACACAGCCAGAGCAAAAGGAGCCGGAAGACATTGCCGTGATCGAACAGAGGATTCTGAAGCATCCGGACTATTTTCAGGTGCACAACCTGTTTACCGTGCGCGACCTTTTCAATGCCCGAGTGCACTATGGCCACAAGGAGGGCTCCCTGGACGACCGCATGCGTCCGTACCTTTTTGGCAGCCGGCTGGGACATCTGATCTTTGATTTGGACAAGACGGCATCACACCTGAGGGATGCCTTGAACTTTGCTGCCCACATAGCCTTCCGGGATGGCATCATACTCTTCTTCAATCGCAACGCATTGAACGCCCATCTCGTAGAGCAAAAGGCCCAAGAAGCGGGTGAATTCTCACACACACGCTTCTGGCGTGGAGGCATCTTTACCAATGCCAATGTCCAATTCGATGCCGTTACCCGGCTGCCCGATCTCTGCATCTTCTTGAACACGCAGAACAACGTGATGGCCCAGCACACGGCGGTGAGGGATGCGGCAAAGATGGCCATTCCCACAATTGGAATTGTGGACACCAATTGTAACCCGAACTTGATCACGTATCCAGTGCCCGGTAACGATGACTCTCCGGCAGCTGTGGAGTTGTACTGTGACCTCTTCAAGGAGGCTATACTTAGGGGAAAGCGTGAGCGTCGTCAGCTCCTTGGACTACCGCCCCTCGACGAAACGCTGCCCAGACGCAGCCGTAAACCCAAGAAATAG
- the mxt gene encoding eukaryotic translation initiation factor 4E-binding protein Mextli isoform X3 → MAHTHLGRAVKNIETPRPLKTQSRASLKNSYLVIEELIQLIDNVTVGLQSYNTTPESMTLLLHNLRVHGPQLEAVSKDTLDRAFVVFRNASQDERLNILTRLKLLELIELRAKSWENDDTIAYYKSKQQVSNVELPSETYQYDAGGQPGGFLSTSPTFGVSGGGVNVGVGSAAAAAAAVFNAASAAVAAQAAAIAAVGSPNQQHLLLPPGEVIRNSGKFPKPTKIPGKTYCKDEVVIRNADSGKVNPGAKERLVQITGPAEDKINYAKQLMEDTIRRNASPVRLEPAPAAGGSCSSLNSSNSDDAIVQPRTPGGSSSLANRLSFNSAQNFMTATAAAQQISQHHQQHQQHQQQQQQQVAAAVAAAQAQATAAAAGKVLRPSQQLLMHSYSTNDASVGEYKFTVNVGQHLIKITGDCCELVRVAKLVLDDYFSSSEFLASMEAGAAFDGTSLVSPVTTPSTPLPGAGPPQFMLPLADSGIGLNYAANNNGEGDDEVFAEPSNGANNQNGLARSRRSHFSRKESTPESKAAREMFDVEEQTALKTNASRVSYDLELLIFYSKSPHAWALPTDWQKIQETTPSILRNKDLQDESQRFDGDKYLASIKSAAKRDIVAADEAETLDD, encoded by the exons ATGGCCCACACACATCTGGGACGCGCTGTGAAAAACATTGAGACACCACGCCCACTGAAGACACAGTCGCGTGCCTCGCTGAAGAACAGCTATTTGGTTATTGAGGAGCTCATTCAGTTGATTGACAATGTCACTGTGGGCCTGCAGTCGTACAATACCACACCAGAATCGATGACACTACTACTGCACAATCTGCGTGTCCACGGACCACAGTTGGAGGCCGTGTCCAAGGATACACTGGATCGGGCCTTTGTGGTGTTCCGCAACGCTTCGCAGGACGAACGGCTGAACATACTGACGCGTCTCAAGCTGCTCGAGCTGATCGAGCTCCGTGCCAAAAGCTGGGAGAACGATGATACCATCGCCTACTACAAGTCCAAGCAGCAAGTCTCGAACGTGGAG ctgCCCTCGGAGACATATCAGTACGATGCCGGCGGGCAGCCAGGCGGCTTTCTCAGCACCTCCCCCACATTCGGTGTCAGCGGTGGCGGTGTCAATGTTGGCGTAGgctctgccgccgccgccgctgccgccgtcTTCAATGCGGCCTCTGCAGCCGTGGCCGCCCAAGCAGCGGCCATTGCGGCTGTGGGCTCACCCAACCAGCAgcatctgctgctgccgcccgGTGAGGTTATCCGCAATTCGGGAAAGTTTCCCAAGCCCACGAAGATACCCGGCAAGACGTACTGCAAGGACGAGGTGGTTATACGCAACGCAGACTCCGGCAAGG TCAACCCCGGTGCCAAGGAGCGTTTGGTGCAGATCACTGGCCCAGCCGAGGATAAAATTAA CTATGCCAAACAACTGATGGAGGACACCATTCGCCGCAATGCTTCGCCCGTGCGCCTTGAACCCGCTCCCGCTGCCGGTGGATCGTGCTCTTCACTCAATTCGTCCAACTCGGACGACGCCATTGTGCAGCCGCGCACACCCGGTGGCAGCAGTAGCTTGGCTAACCGGCTGAGCTTCAATTCGGCGCAGAACTTTATGACCGCCACTGCGGCGGCGCAGCAGATCTCGCAGCATCAccaacaacatcaacagcaccagcagcagcagcaacagcaggttGCCGCAGCGGTAGCAGCGGCTCAAGCCCAGGCcacagcagctgctgccggTAAAGTTTTGCGTCCCAGTCAGCAGCTGCTTATGCACTCATATTCCACAAACGATGCTTCCGTAGGTGAATACAAGTTCACGGTGAATGTGGGCCAGCACCTGATCAAGATAACCGGCGACTGTTGCGAGCTAGTGCGC GTGGCAAAGCTTGTGCTGGACGATTACTTTAGCAGCTCGGAGTTCCTGGCCTCCATGGAGGCTGGTGCTGCCTTCGATGGCACTTCTCTGGTGAGCCCTGTGACTACGCCATCGACTCCGCTGCCCGGCGCTGGACCGCCGCAATTTATGCTGCCTCTAGCCGACAGCGGCATTGGTTTGAACTACGCGGCCAACAATAATGGGGAGGGGGATGATGAAGTATTTGCTGAACCCAGCAATGGAGCCAACAATCAGAATGGCCTGGCCAGATCCCGGCGCAGCCACTTCTCACGCAAGGAGTCCACGCCAGAGTCGAAGGCCGCTCGTGAGATGTTTGATGTGGAGGAACAAACAGCTTTGAAGACAAATGCAT CTCGTGTCTCGTATGATCTGGAACTCTTGATTTTCTACTCAAAGAGCCCGCATGCTTGGGCCCTGCCCACCGACTGGCAAAAGATCCAAGAGACTACCCCATCGATTCTACGCAACAAG GATCTGCAGGATGAAAGTCAGCGCTTCGATGGCGATAAATATCTGGCCAGCATTAAGAGTGCCGCCAAGCGGGATATTGTGGCAGCCGATGAAGCCGAGACTCTAGATGATTGA
- the LOC108077170 gene encoding uncharacterized protein, with amino-acid sequence MSDNEEVEAASPEPASTNAVSAKPLQMSFADWKKCKEALAKPESKSGGQQRGNSNNNNNNNHNNNSNNNNYNNNNNYNNNSNWNNNNNGGRRQNNNDNRGFQGGGGPWNQNRNNFPPLSRPPPLPMQLLNMGMGYGGNFGGNFGPGPGPCGPGGPMGPCGPMRPMGGGPCGPMGPGGPMGPGGPMGPGGPMGPGGPMGPGGPMGGPGPRRNQNHRPLQPPPFWEDMMSPNHGPPPIQPPMPKCPSMWNLVPKERGPQRQNRSNQSNQQQPNKKFKPNNNNNNNRGNNNNSKDSKLMPPPPPPESSTSSSSESNNTSQSNGGGQPSKKPKRSGAFIQINGEWIQKPEAPPPLDDAPPGTKEERQRQWKEYRQAMKPFKNREFHNWKRTVQRLGKLPRDQLDEQQLERLQKAEEYIGAHKAMLTVKHAERWVQQDKDESGQVFVRKSANMGNWEKPREGANSFDSKKPQMQNFFGPGRAIKGGVMDGSTLSQLMTQPPPPPPPDVPTGQWASMGTTSTGSNSNPSYYSHYSNNFVKGGTMLPS; translated from the coding sequence ATGTCGGATAACGAGGAAGTAGAGGCGGCGTCGCCGGAGCCTGCGAGCACCAACGCCGTGTCCGCCAAGCCACTACAAATGTCCTTTGCGGATTGGAAGAAGTGCAAGGAGGCACTTGCCAAGCCGGAATCCAAGTCCGGTGGACAACAGCGcggcaatagcaacaacaacaataataataatcataataataatagtaataataataattataacaataataataattacaacaaTAATAGCAACtggaataacaacaacaacggagGACGGAGacaaaacaacaacgacaacagaGGCTTTCAGGGAGGCGGCGGACCATGGaaccaaaacagaaacaaTTTTCCGCCGCTGAGCAGACCCCCGCCACTACCAATGCAGCTACTGAACATGGGCATGGGGTATGGAGGCAATTTTGGCGGTAACTTCGGCCCGGGTCCAGGTCCCTGCGGTCCGGGCGGACCCATGGGACCTTGCGGCCCGATGCGGCCAATGGGTGGCGGCCCTTGCGGTCCAATGGGTCCTGGCGGTCCCATGGGTCCTGGCGGTCCCATGGGTCCTGGTGGTCCTATGGGCCCTGGCGGTCCAATGGGCCCTGGTGGTCCAATGGGCGGTCCAGGACCACGACGAAATCAAAACCACCGGCCCCTGCAACCGCCCCCATTTTGGGAGGACATGATGTCGCCAAATCACGGTCCGCCGCCCATTCAGCCCCCGATGCCCAAGTGTCCAAGTATGTGGAATCTAGTGCCCAAAGAGCGAGGGCCGCAGCGACAGAATCGCAGCAATCAAAGCAACCAGCAGCaaccaaacaaaaagttcaaacccaataacaacaataataataatcgcggcaacaacaacaattctAAGGATTCCAAACTAatgccaccgccgcctcctcctgaGTCGTCAACGTCGTCGTCAAGCGAAAGCAACAACACCTCCCAGTCAAATGGAGGTGGTCAGCCTTCTAAGAAACCCAAACGCAGCGGCGCCTTTATACAAATCAACGGAGAGTGGATCCAAAAGCCAGAGGCTCCACCGCCTCTTGATGATGCGCCGCCCGGCACAAAGGAGGAACGCCAGCGTCAGTGGAAGGAGTATCGGCAGGCGATGAAACCGTTCAAGAACCGTGAATTTCACAACTGGAAGCGGACGGTGCAGCGTTTGGGCAAGCTGCCGCGTGACCAACTTGACGAACAGCAGCTCGAGCGGCTACAGAAGGCCGAGGAGTACATAGGCGCACACAAAGCGATGCTGACGGTCAAGCACGCAGAGCGCTGGGTGCAGCAGGACAAGGATGAAAGCGGACAAGTATTTGTACGCAAGTCAGCCAACATGGGCAATTGGGAGAAGCCCAGAGAAGGGGCCAATAGTTTTGACTCGAAGAAACCACAGATGCAGAACTTCTTTGGTCCTGGACGGGCCATCAAGGGCGGCGTCATGGACGGTTCCACCTTGAGCCAGCTAATGAcacaaccaccaccacctcctccgccGGATGTGCCAACGGGTCAGTGGGCCTCCATGGGAACAACCAGCACGGGCTCAAATTCAAATCCCTCTTACTACAGTCACTACAGCAACAATTTCGTCAAAGGCGGTACCATGCTGCCATCCTAG
- the mxt gene encoding eukaryotic translation initiation factor 4E-binding protein Mextli isoform X2 yields MAHTHLGRAVKNIETPRPLKTQSRASLKNSYLVIEELIQLIDNVTVGLQSYNTTPESMTLLLHNLRVHGPQLEAVSKDTLDRAFVVFRNASQDERLNILTRLKLLELIELRAKSWENDDTIAYYKSKQQVSNVELPSETYQYDAGGQPGGFLSTSPTFGVSGGGVNVGVGSAAAAAAAVFNAASAAVAAQAAAIAAVGSPNQQHLLLPPGEVIRNSGKFPKPTKIPGKTYCKDEVVIRNADSGKVMGIKGRRVHMIEELSETIISFQRVNPGAKERLVQITGPAEDKINYAKQLMEDTIRRNASPVRLEPAPAAGGSCSSLNSSNSDDAIVQPRTPGGSSSLANRLSFNSAQNFMTATAAAQQISQHHQQHQQHQQQQQQQVAAAVAAAQAQATAAAAGEYKFTVNVGQHLIKITGDCCELVRVAKLVLDDYFSSSEFLASMEAGAAFDGTSLVSPVTTPSTPLPGAGPPQFMLPLADSGIGLNYAANNNGEGDDEVFAEPSNGANNQNGLARSRRSHFSRKESTPESKAAREMFDVEEQTALKTNASRVSYDLELLIFYSKSPHAWALPTDWQKIQETTPSILRNKDLQDESQRFDGDKYLASIKSAAKRDIVAADEAETLDD; encoded by the exons ATGGCCCACACACATCTGGGACGCGCTGTGAAAAACATTGAGACACCACGCCCACTGAAGACACAGTCGCGTGCCTCGCTGAAGAACAGCTATTTGGTTATTGAGGAGCTCATTCAGTTGATTGACAATGTCACTGTGGGCCTGCAGTCGTACAATACCACACCAGAATCGATGACACTACTACTGCACAATCTGCGTGTCCACGGACCACAGTTGGAGGCCGTGTCCAAGGATACACTGGATCGGGCCTTTGTGGTGTTCCGCAACGCTTCGCAGGACGAACGGCTGAACATACTGACGCGTCTCAAGCTGCTCGAGCTGATCGAGCTCCGTGCCAAAAGCTGGGAGAACGATGATACCATCGCCTACTACAAGTCCAAGCAGCAAGTCTCGAACGTGGAG ctgCCCTCGGAGACATATCAGTACGATGCCGGCGGGCAGCCAGGCGGCTTTCTCAGCACCTCCCCCACATTCGGTGTCAGCGGTGGCGGTGTCAATGTTGGCGTAGgctctgccgccgccgccgctgccgccgtcTTCAATGCGGCCTCTGCAGCCGTGGCCGCCCAAGCAGCGGCCATTGCGGCTGTGGGCTCACCCAACCAGCAgcatctgctgctgccgcccgGTGAGGTTATCCGCAATTCGGGAAAGTTTCCCAAGCCCACGAAGATACCCGGCAAGACGTACTGCAAGGACGAGGTGGTTATACGCAACGCAGACTCCGGCAAGG TCATGGGCATCAAAGGTCGACGCGTGCACATGATCGAGGAGCTTAGCGAAACCATAATATCGTTTCAAAGAG TCAACCCCGGTGCCAAGGAGCGTTTGGTGCAGATCACTGGCCCAGCCGAGGATAAAATTAA CTATGCCAAACAACTGATGGAGGACACCATTCGCCGCAATGCTTCGCCCGTGCGCCTTGAACCCGCTCCCGCTGCCGGTGGATCGTGCTCTTCACTCAATTCGTCCAACTCGGACGACGCCATTGTGCAGCCGCGCACACCCGGTGGCAGCAGTAGCTTGGCTAACCGGCTGAGCTTCAATTCGGCGCAGAACTTTATGACCGCCACTGCGGCGGCGCAGCAGATCTCGCAGCATCAccaacaacatcaacagcaccagcagcagcagcaacagcaggttGCCGCAGCGGTAGCAGCGGCTCAAGCCCAGGCcacagcagctgctgccg GTGAATACAAGTTCACGGTGAATGTGGGCCAGCACCTGATCAAGATAACCGGCGACTGTTGCGAGCTAGTGCGC GTGGCAAAGCTTGTGCTGGACGATTACTTTAGCAGCTCGGAGTTCCTGGCCTCCATGGAGGCTGGTGCTGCCTTCGATGGCACTTCTCTGGTGAGCCCTGTGACTACGCCATCGACTCCGCTGCCCGGCGCTGGACCGCCGCAATTTATGCTGCCTCTAGCCGACAGCGGCATTGGTTTGAACTACGCGGCCAACAATAATGGGGAGGGGGATGATGAAGTATTTGCTGAACCCAGCAATGGAGCCAACAATCAGAATGGCCTGGCCAGATCCCGGCGCAGCCACTTCTCACGCAAGGAGTCCACGCCAGAGTCGAAGGCCGCTCGTGAGATGTTTGATGTGGAGGAACAAACAGCTTTGAAGACAAATGCAT CTCGTGTCTCGTATGATCTGGAACTCTTGATTTTCTACTCAAAGAGCCCGCATGCTTGGGCCCTGCCCACCGACTGGCAAAAGATCCAAGAGACTACCCCATCGATTCTACGCAACAAG GATCTGCAGGATGAAAGTCAGCGCTTCGATGGCGATAAATATCTGGCCAGCATTAAGAGTGCCGCCAAGCGGGATATTGTGGCAGCCGATGAAGCCGAGACTCTAGATGATTGA
- the Mon1 gene encoding vacuolar fusion protein MON1 homolog, producing MEVEQSSIRSDSTCEFLDAEGDPEATDPEANLYQEADHDDPEAEQQQNHSIISELRDGLGRGDGSTALSPEPGEPAKGLAASVESLALSTSTSAKTEDSSSGVEEEYDYQHDSLWRGQKKHIFILSEAGKPIFSLHGNEDKLATLFGVIQALVSFVQLGQDAITSIHAGGIKFAFMQRSSLILVAASRSNMSVQQLQLQLGDVYNQILSILTYSHMTKIFEKRKNFDLRRLLSGSERLFYNLLANDSSSAKVSNNIFTFLTNSIRVFPLSTTIRSQITSAIQSNCSKIKNLVFAVLIANNKLIALVRMKKYSIHPADLRLIFNLVECSESFKSSENWSPICLPKFDMNGYLHAHVSYLADDCQACLLLLSVDRDAFFTLAEAKAKITDKLRKNHCLEAINEELQQPFNVKLYQQVVGIPELRHFLYKPKTTAQLLCPMLRHPYKSLEELERLEAIYCDLLHRIHNSARPLKLIYEVKEREVVLAWATGTYELYAVFEPVVDKATVIKYVDKLIKWIEKEYEVYFIRNHATF from the exons ATGGAAGTTGAGCAGTCGTCAATCAGATCGGACTCCACCTGCGAGTTCTTGGACGCCGAGGGTGACCCGGAAGCAACCGATCCGGAAGCAAATCTCTATCAGGAGGCGGATCACGACGACCCAGAggctgagcagcagcagaaccaTAGTATTATCTCCGAGCTAAGGGATGGCCTGGGCAGAGGCGACGGTAGCACCGCTCTCAGTCCAGAGCCCGGTGAACCAGCAAAGGGACTGGCCGCCTCCGTGGAATCCCTGGCGCTGAGCACTTCCACAAGCGCCAAGACCGAGGATTCCAGCAGCGGCGTGGAGGAGGAGTATGACTATCAGCATGACAGCCTGTGGCGGGGCCAAAAGAAGCACATCTTTATACTCAGCGAGGCGGGTAAGCCGATATTCTCGCTACATGGCAATGAAGACAAGCTGGCCACGCTCTTTGGGGTAATCCAGGCGCTGGTGAGCTTCGTGCAACTGGGCCAGGATGCCATAACGTCAATACATGCGGGCGGCATCAAGTTTGCCTTCATGCAGCGCAGCTCGCTTATCCTGGTAGCCGCCAGCAGGAGCAACATGAGCGTGCAGCAGTTGCAACTGCAATTAGG GGATGTCTACAATCAAATACTGTCCATATTGACGTACTCGCACATGACGAAGATCTTTGAAAAGCGCAAGAACTTTGATTTGAGGAGATTGCTCTCCGGCAGCGAGCGTCTGTTCTACAATCTGCTGGCCAACGATAGCAGTAGTGCCAAGG TGTCCAACAACATCTTCACTTTCCTGACCAACTCTATACGCGTCTTCCCACTGTCCACAACGATACGATCGCAGATCACCAGCGCCATTCAAAGCAACTGCTCGAAGATCAAGAATCTGGTCTTTGCCGTGCTGATAGCCAATAACAAATTGATAGCTCTGGTTCGCATGAAGAAGTACTCGATACATCCGGCTGACTTGAGGCTGATCTTCAACCTAGTGGAGTGCTCCGAGTCGTTCAAGAGCTCCGAAAACTGGTCGCCCATCTGCCTGCCCAAGTTCGATATGAATGGATATTTGCATGCGCATGTCTCCTATCTAGCGGACGACTGCCAGGCGTGTTTGCTCCTCCTGTCCGTGGACAGGGATGCCTTCTTTACGCTGGCAGAGGCCAAGGCCAAGATAACGGATAAGCTAAGGAAAAATCACTGTTTGGAGGCCATCAAcgaggagctgcagcagccCTTTAACGTGAAATTGTATCAACAGGTTGTGGGCATACCCGAACTGCGACACttcctgtacaagcccaagaCCACAGCCCAACTGCTCTGCCCGATGCTCAGGCATCCGTACAAGTCCctggaggagttggagcggttGGAGGCCATCTACTGCGACCTACTGCACCGCATCCATAACAGCGCTCGGCCGTTGAAGCTTATCTACGAGGTAAAGGAGCGCGAGGTGGTCTTGGCCTGGGCCACCGGCACCTACGAGCTGTATGCCGTCTTTGAGCCCGTCGTGGACAAGGCTACTGTGATCAAGTATGTGGACAAGCTGATCAAGTGGATCGAGAAGGAGTACGAAGTGTACTTTATAAGGAACCATGCCACATTCTGA